In the genome of Peromyscus eremicus chromosome 1, PerEre_H2_v1, whole genome shotgun sequence, the window caagtctcttctgagattcatgcaatctcttaactgtaatccccaatAAAATCTAAGTAAAGTAAACACACCACGTACTTCCCCAATATTATGGCCCACTATATACATtcccattccaaaacatagaggATGGAGCATAATGAGGATATAAGGGACTAAAACTAGACAAAAAAATCAACTTAACAGTCTGCAAACCATGAAACTCCATGtgtgatgtcaaaacactcttcagatttccaactccattcagttttgttgactgtaacacacttctttcatttgggctggttccactcctgttagcagctctccttggcaggtattctacagctctggcatctctaacatcttaggGTCTCCAAACCAATCCAgtcttcatcttcacagcttcacacaatggcctctctgagcctccattcCGGGACACTCATAGACTCAGTGACTTTGTTCCATAACTCCATTCTTTTATCCTGAAATCTAATCCCAGAACTGTGTAGCCAAAGTTGCCACATtcttctgcttgctggggctCAATATAGACCCCTCATTCAatgacatcttcaccagctttcagTCCTTCACTGCCTGAGCTTGGCTCTCATGAATCTTGCTCCATACACCATTATAACCTTAAGCTCAGAAATTCACCAGCCTCGGACTTCCCAGTGGggatattaaaggtgtgtcaaaccacactcagctctaaactcttcaatttctttccataaattgaCAACTTAGCTGGGGAAGATGTCACCCTGAGATCACAACTCCCTTGGTTCCACTTCTTAATCCATTTACCTCCTTGAACACAAGATTTAGCTCCACCCCACTTCCTAGtggactttttcttttaaaaatttactttttaaattttccccagctcagcttgttccttttctttatatatcttcattagagttaccactaatatccacacaATCAGTCTATGTTAGGTGgttttgaaatttcttctgccaacagaattactCCAACACTCTTCAATTACGTCTCAGGCAGAATCCTCaaacaaaggcaaaaagcagcagcattcttcatcaaaatatcactAGTGATCTCCAGGCAACACACTAAATTTAATCTCTTCTGAAAACTCTTGGGTGAGCTCCAGATAGTTTATCAACTCACACTCAGAAACACTGTATTTCATGCTGTTATTATGGCtaattaagcagcacttaaaatgttcaactgcttttctactCACACACtaaaagtccatattactcctaATAAATGCCTGAACAAACATTTCAGAagaataccccactcctggtaccaacttctgtcttaattaAAGTTTGtattgctggtaagagacgccatgatcacagcaacacttacaaaggaaacatttaattgagattgcttgcttacagtttcagaggttcacttCATTATCTCCATGAGGGAGAGCAGGGCAGCATTCAGGACTATGTGGGTTTGGAGGAATAGCTAAGAGTCCTATGTCTTTCAGGTAACAGGAATTTGAATGACTCACTGGACAGTGTTCTGTGCgtaggaaacctcaaaggccagcCCCATAgcgatacacttcctccaacgaggccatacccactccaacaaagccacacctactaatactgccactccctatgagattatgggagcaAATTACTTTCAAATTACCACATACCACTGATGAGAATATAACCAGAAGATACTTCATCAAACCACAGAGATGCTTGTGTAACCAAATTCATTACTGCCCTGTATTTAATAGAAATACATAAGAAGAAAAATCTTAGAATTCCCTCAACAGAATCAAGGATGAATAAAGtgtgatatatttacacaatgcaatattattcagccaataaaaaaattaaatcatgtaAATCACATGTATATGGAATGGTACTacaaaaattcatcctgagtgaggtatcccaatCGCAGAAGATTTGGTGTGCAGTATTTTACATGAGGATATTACTTTTTAAGCCAATGAAACAAAGTCTACAATCTATAGATACACAGAGGTTAAGTATGGTAAAACATAATGATCCAGAGAGTAAAGATATAACTCattatgatatagaaatataatagATCATTAGGGATGGATAGGGATATTGGACATGAGGATCAAGTTTGGATAGAGAAAGATGAACAGAGAAATAGAGGGAATATAGGGAAAGTTAGCTGGAATAAGGGCCAtttgatgaaaacatttttatatttgaagATGATCTAAGTGAAATAACTAAATAATAGAGAAGACAGAGTCCCACCTGAACACTGCTTGTGACCAAATGAAGCCTCCTCTACCATGAATAGATTGTATCTATTTGAGTTGGTGGCCAAAGGGATTCCACAGGAATCTCCAAACACACCAGGATTTTGACAAGTATATAGGTTTTTCTCCACAAAATTATGGTAAGGCTCCACTTATGAAGAGAACTCATACACATCACTTTGAATATGGAGAGGTTGAGCTAGTGCTTAAACAGAGCTTTCACCTTCATGATCTAGTGTGTTTGGTACAGGGACATACACAGaaggctaccaaaggagaaatgaaatcaccaagccagccacaaactctTTGATATGCAATAATGTTCtatctgcaaaatatgctagggccaTCGTGGTACAAAGCTTTGGGTATAACCAACTAATATCAGATTAAACCTAAGGCCAATTCTGCCATATAGAACCCATATACAACATTTATTTGAATGCTAAGGACCAGAGACTAAATAGACCTGGTTTCTAGGGTAAAATCCAGTAATAttgctttaaagaaaagtagcaataaaattactcctaagGGAATTCTACTATAATTATAGTCCAGAGCCTTGTTCAGTCTTTATCTTAGGAGCTTCCTCctgcagaaaaaggaaacaagtaaccagagtcagatattatggagagagagagagagagagagagagagagagagagagagagagagagagagcgccctgGGACCTTACAGCACTAAATGGAAGGTCTTTAGCAAATGCCTTCTCTCAAGGCTCATGGAACCCTAcaaaagaggaggtggaaaaagTATATGAGCCACAAGAGTTAAAGCACACCAAGAAAATAGCTGATATGAACTCGCAGAGACTTAGGGGGAATGGACAAGAAGTGCATGGATCTGATCCCAGTATTTGAGTATATTTTATAACTttcagttttatgtttttgttggattcctgagtgtaggaagaaatgggtctctgattcttatgcccGTTCTttggctgttttattttttgtttttttttattttgtttgtttttttgttcatttgtcttcCCTAACCACAATATGTGAGGttgattttatcttattttattttattattatgcattagaagcctgttttttttaatgagagttAGAACAGAAGTGGATCCAGATTAGAGGGGAAGTGAGGAAAACTATTAAAAGCATAAGGAAGGGAAAATATTAAGGATATATTATGTAACAAAAAAATAAGCTGTTTCcaataaaaaggttttttttcaaaaaagttaacctattattttaagataatttCAATCAAAGTTCTGCTGACATAATacacatatagaaaaaaaaaactaagacaatTTTTATGAAGTCACAGAATACTTTAAATAGCTAAGGCAATCCTAAGGAGTTAAAACAagctggaaaattaaaaaaaaaaacaacttgacaTCAAATTACACTACAGAGGCAAAGTGAAAAGGACAGCTTGGCATTCCATAAAACCAAACAGTCAAACCTGGAGAACAGAACGGAGAAGCTGGACATAAACTACCAAAGCTATAGCATCCCAATTCATGAAAATGATTGaagtagtaattaaaaaaatttttttcaactaAAAAGATCTTCTATTTGCATAGATCCATCACAGAATTCTGGAAGGTACTTTAAGAAGTGCCACAAATACTACTCTAATCAGTGAAAGAActaacaaacaaggaaaggcctCTTTCAAATGCTTTGGGTGTTCAAAAGAACTCAACAAGTATTTCTGTAGAACAGCTACAAGCAGTCTTTCAGGGAAGAAAAGGCTAAAGAAGTTTTCTGGTACTGGTGTAGGAGGAAGTAGTTGTGGATGGACCAGGTTCTCTAGAAGCACAAGTTTATGGCCAGTCATGGTTTCAGTCTTCATTGCAGTTAGAATGTGGGTCTATCAAGTTGTCTGTGAAATCACCAAGCAGTCAAGATGACCTGATAGGATTAAAACCCCCAAGAAGTGCAGTTTGAttggttttatttcttgtttgccTAGCTCATGTGCATGTCAGGTGGATGATGGGAATAATGTAGTAGCTGTTACTCTCATGGAGGCTAGTAATTCAACCAGCTGACAAAAATTACATATTCATTTTGGTTAAGCTTAGAAAGACAAGATGTTACCCACTTAAGTTTCTGTATTGACCTTCTGAGGgtgatttttaagtaaaaaactgTATCTCCCACAAAAATGTCATCACTCATGTACTTTAAAGAAGATTAAATTACTTTTATTCCTGATCCATATCAAGATAAGCTTGTAGACAATGGAACAACGATTCATAAGAACAAAGGGTCCAAAAgatggaaaacacagagaaatgaggGGAGTGATGTTCACCAGCCACCAATTGTGATTATAAAATAGAGTAATGCAGCCTCTTAAGATTGAGGAGAGACTATAAAACACCAGAAAGGTAGACACCAAGACCAGGATGTTCTGGGTGGCACTGGACTCAGGTGAGGTCTTATTGTAACCATGAGAGCTGCGAATGTGTTGAACCCTCTTCTTGTGTCTGTACAGAAGGACAATCATGGAGCTGCTGGACCAGGTAATCAGCATAGACAAGAAGACTTCAGGACACATGACAAATGCTACATGAAATATCTCAATGATTTCATCACACACTGAAACAGTGCAGTATCCAAAATCTAGTTTTCTTGTCATGTTTTTGCTATTAAATTTGATAAAGGAGTacacaaatgaaatgaaatgtattAACATGGAGAAGACCCAGAGGAGGGAAATGGAGCAGCAAATACAATTTACACTTTTGAATTTACAACCCTTCCAACAGGATTCCCTGGGTCTGATGATCATGGTCTGGAAGACACTCAAGAGACAGGTGGTACCAATGGACATACTCCGACCGAATGCTTGCATGTATAGTAAGAGCCTGCATCCGAAACTATTTAAGAACTTCTTCAGCCCAAAAGCTGCCATTGTGTGGGGCACTCCTAAAGAGAGTATGACCATGGCATTGGCTGTCATTAGGTGCACAAGAATCAAATCTGTGGGCTTTAATATGCATTCTCTATAGTAAAGGACTAGATAATAGAAGATAAGAGAAaaatttcccagaattccaaTTGTTGTTTGTGATAAGAAAGTAATTCTGATTGCCAGAATCCAGAAGTTCATTCTGTGATTCAAAACAATATCCTTTACTTTATGTCCCAGATAGTTCTCTGgtcaaattaacaaaaacaaatgctCATAGCTTGTGGTAAAAACAGGACACCTTTAATTCATGGAGCTTCCAATTAGCTTAAGCAGAAGGTCATTTAAAgtgaggaattcaaggccagcctagagcaCATAAAATGATCTCATCCCCAAAGTTTTGATAGAAGTCATCACTTGCTGTGTATGCCACTATGGATTTGCTCAATACCTCAGAATGCACGTATTAGTAGAAGAAGAAACATTAGTTTTCAATGAAAATCCAACATTCAGGACAATATGATGTTGGCctgtgagaaacaaagaaaagagctaAGTGGCCGTGGCCCACACATTTAATCCACGCACTCGGCgggaagagacaggtggatctctatgagtttgaggccaggcttgtacacaaagcaagatccaggacaagcaccagtACAACACTGAGAAACActgttttgaaaaagaacaaaaaacaaaaaagaaagaaaagaaaaaaaaacaaagaaaagttatagcccaaacaaacaaacactattcCAGAAAATACTGATATTTGCTAGTCTTTATATAAAAGATTACAAATTCAATAAAGATTATATAACTTAAATATATCGATTCTTATTATATAGtttaactaaaattaaaacaaaaataatgagataaaccctgtctcaaaaaaccaaaaaaaaaaataatgagatatTTATAATACCACTTGGAATACATCTATGGTCTTGTGACAGAGCAAAGATTAGTCCATCTTGTCTAAGGTAGAGGCGTTTTCGGTTTAACCCAAAACTGATCTTCTGTGTCCTACCACCTTCTTGTATAGTCTCTTGGGAAAGAAGCCAACCTCTTTCTAAAAACTGGTGGTCATAATGTGCAGGTACCTGAATGCTGTTGTATTATATTAAACTGCTAGTTAGTTTACTTCCCCCTGCTAATTGCCAGTGAGGATATAgattttctgagttctttgtctTTTAAAGCTCACTGTAAAATGCATTTGAGGCAGCTGTGCAAGAATCCCTTCTCCTCAGGCAGTTGCTTAATGCAGACTCTCAATTTAAACTTTGATGCTCCTGAATGGTCTTCGGGTCTCAAACCTGCAATTGTcttatataagaaaaattattaagaagTCAAAACatcttggacttgcctctactggatgtgcctccccaggGGAGGCCAGGGCTTCTTGTGGGAGATAGAGGGGGTTGTATTGGGAGGGGAAGGCTTTGgggatgggaagaaggaagagggtacctttgattggtgtgtagaatgaacaaaaatttttcttaatttaaaaaagcagggaaaaagaaaggtaaaataaagataaataaaatctaaacacacacacaaagaacacaaATCATAGGACTGTGGGATCaagtgaaaaatcaaaataatttaagaGCTATCTATTATGATAATTCACAGCACATAGCCAagatatgcatatgtgcacatctGGTCAGGGATCTTAGAGAGGTGGGGACATCTGGTTTTATGAAATCACACAGAATGTATAACTGaacaaaaatagacaaaatatgTGAGGAAAAGAGTTACAGATAAATATAACTTCTGATAAATGATAGCTACTAGGTTAATGATTCATATTTCTATTGAAACTATGTCAGATAATCATGCACCTCTCCAAGGTCTAGAGTAGAAattaaaggaaggaaggcagtggGTTACACAGTCTATCTGTGCAGTAGGACAAAAGTCTCAGGACACCATACACTGTTCCTATAAAGGAAGGAGTTTCTAACCAGATAAGGTCCCCTGCAGAAGCAGGCAGTGCACTTGTGAATTAGTACCAGGCTGAACCAAGCACCCTCAGGATGGACACTGTTGCCTTTTCACACTCAGCAATCACCCAGAGACAGCCAGCTAGAACTGGGAAAGAACTGACAGTGGAAATTGGATCTAAAGTAGTTTAAGCAGAGTAAGGAAATGAGCTGAGGCCTTAAGGAACTACCACATATTTACAGTCTCCCCTTCCCCATTCACTGGCATTGTAGAACACCCTAGGGAATGgttacagaagaaacagaagctaCTCTATTAGGTGATGTAATCCAGGTTCATAAAGACAGGTATCACTGGGCCAAATGTAATTTCATAGCTTCTAACTTTTAgaaatgtgtgtttatgtaagagTGAGTGTGTATAGAGGCCAGGAAACTTGAAAGGGGCCCATTAGAGGGTCTCAGTGTGGGATGGTGAGTGTAAAACAATACACGGGTTTTGGaagtgaaagaaagaataatGGACATGGGACAGCATAAGCTTGGAGGAGAACAATGGAATAGTAGAAGGGAGACTTTGGGGCCAATAAAAAACAGGAAGTAAGAAAGTGCCTTGAAGAAagttgctaatttttaaaaaataaagcatagagaataaaaaacaaaacaataataataatcaattgaaaatgatgaagaaaataatgaaattattaaattttgGTATGCATTTGGATGAATTAAAAATCATAAACCATGGCAAAGTCTGTGAATGTCCCACAACTAATATTTGAAAATGGGTTATATCTGCTTAAGTTGAGCTAACGTTACTCTACACACTAGtattcatattcttttttatttttaaatactctattcatttcttaatttttctgaGAAATACATTATATAATTACTATGTAATTTGTGGTGcaaatataaataatacatttagGCTATAGACCAATGTATTTAGTTTTTGGAAACTATCacaattttacaatttttttctttcctccatctaCTTCCAAGTAATAACACATAAACTTCCTCTAAAATATATGAcctcagaccttttctttaattgtttttacattaatgtgtatgtttgtgtgcatgtgtgtctgtttaaTGTTCATTGTATTGCTGATTTCAGGGTTCACATATTAGTACTGGATAACAAATTAGGGGATTCCTCTCTGCTTTCTTACATTCTCAGCAATCCAACCTTGCTGTAGGTGGATTCTGAAATGCATGCTTGTATTCACAGCAATAGcatcagaaaaaataaacaaaaaacaaaaaaacaaaaaaaaataaaaaacacccaAAACTGTGTTGCAGTTACACAGGTCAGGTGCACAGAAATCCATTTACAAATATtcacttcatttcattttgtgaagatttaaatgtaaaatggcaaatctgacttttaaaaaagttttattttttgaatgtaTATCACCCTGTACAATTCAAAACCTGCAGCCTTTCTTACTTGAACATTTCCAATGGTCTGGAACAACACAAACCTAAAAACCAATGCCAGTGCTGAGATACCACTGATGTGATTGGTCCATTAATAGTGAACACAGTCCTATTCCACTCAGTGAACTGAACAACAAAAGTGCATCTCAGGAGTCCAGGAGTCTTAAATCTTTTGGTTTCTATGCATCAAAGCTTAGACATAATGGTTGTTTCCTACTGTTTCATCTCTACTCTCTCCTTTTGCACCCTGAACATTACAAGAAATAGAAGgtgttatttttcttaattaagtaTAGAAATCACCAAGAGCAATAACAATTTATGAGTCACCGCTTGCGTGttagtttaacattttcttttgtttttttttatacctGTCTGATATGCACAGTAACTTTATTTCAACTGTTAAGATGTgaacatagaaacagaaaaggtTAGTGCCTCTCCTAAATATACAGCTGTTTGTGTCAGAGTGCATACTGGAAGGTCTAAAACACGGCTAGTAAGACTTAACCACGATCACCTGAGCTCCTGATAATAAAACCATGAGAAACATTTTCAAACACACCACAGTCTATAATGTAGTTTGTGTGCCACACATGAcatgtttttcatgtttttgtgGGAAAGAGTTTTATTTAGGAGAGGAGATAGATAGCTCAGTCATATAAAACACTTGATGGTGTTGCAGTGGACCTGAGCTTGCATCTCAGCACtgacatgttggctcacaactgaTTCTAAATTCAGGTCCAGAGAATTCTGACTATCActtgtggcctctgcaggtactgtaGTCTCATAGTGCACCATTATATGTACAGGcaatatattcatacacacaaaataaaagtagataaataaatgaatatttttaaaaattagtttttattttcaaataaatgtttctttcatGGACAAAAGGCTTTTGGGATTTTAATAAAATGCAGTATTCTAACAGTTACCTGTGGTGACAGCTGTCCTAACTCCTTGTTTGACTGCACAAGTACAAGATGAAACCAGATGTTTATGTTACCACTGAAAAACTGCATTGTTTCTAATGAGGGGGGAAGGCTAGAGTGGTAAGTAGAGATGAATTACTAACATTATTACTCTGTGTAAATGTGACATAAGATGATAATGTGTGCTGAAATagctgagaagaaaataaaaatactaaaaagttTCCTTTAAATCTTCTATTTGCTTACTAATTCTTATATTGATAAATCCATAATATGAAATATTGTAATCAACTCTCAAATAAAAAGGACTCATGAGAGATGAAAATGAACGTGAATAATGCCAGAACTGAAATATTGaccaatatgaaataaaaataaacttagtgTGGATACAAGCACAGCTGATGGGTATAGTCCTGGCCTACCATGCCACATGGCACTTATTTGTTCTAATATCAACAAGGATAAAACAGtgagggaaggcatggcaacaCTTTGTGCTTAACATTAGAATATGATTCAACCAGGGGAGATAACCCAAGACACATTTGTTCCTGATTGTCATTTCCAATGCTCATTTTATTGACATATAACTCATAAATTTCCTTCAGTGCTACTTTCTCAAGTTTAAGAGGCAGGTTTTAAGCATGTCACTATACCACTGTCATTCTATACAGACCCTGTTCCTGACTCTTAGACTTATTCACGTAGTGTTGCATAAGAATACCCTTTAGTCCAGAACAAATTCACAAGCTATATCTTTCAGGGCtgtttaattttttacatttctATTAGAATGTTTACTATGGGCATAAAACTATGATAAATTCAACTATAATAATGCCAGTGCAAAGACAGTCTACACATCATGTAGATGAAGATGaattatcacattttatttttaccaaaATCCTTCAGCACTCTCACAGATGAATTGCATTATTCTGGTGGTACCCAAAGTCACTCTCAGTCAgagatttatattatattaagtaCTGACAGGGACCAGCAC includes:
- the LOC131902269 gene encoding vomeronasal type-1 receptor 4-like, encoding MNFWILAIRITFLSQTTIGILGNFSLIFYYLVLYYRECILKPTDLILVHLMTANAMVILSLGVPHTMAAFGLKKFLNSFGCRLLLYMQAFGRSMSIGTTCLLSVFQTMIIRPRESCWKGCKFKSVNCICCSISLLWVFSMLIHFISFVYSFIKFNSKNMTRKLDFGYCTVSVCDEIIEIFHVAFVMCPEVFLSMLITWSSSSMIVLLYRHKKRVQHIRSSHGYNKTSPESSATQNILVLVSTFLVFYSLSSILRGCITLFYNHNWWLVNITPLISLCFPSFGPFVLMNRCSIVYKLILIWIRNKSNLIFFKVHE